One genomic region from Reichenbachiella ulvae encodes:
- a CDS encoding glycosyl transferase family 90 codes for MSKNDIEKEFWFSPQERVDFYLNGLDSFEIDLEVFKKIKNSNEWNQKELHLVSFEQYENTFTHWYCKYIVHLPRIRNIRVLPYYKAYKDLHSLMNFFIPFDKLGLKYKAFKYPLFYGETGYTDGIPCLKKSRRGDDEESVIFNFRTLRLTQPCESAQKNDIPWRDKKNSVIWRGATTGQEQRVTFVEKYFNKYDVAFATTKQKPHLAHLKKAKVSIKKQLEYKFVISLEGNDVASNLRWVLSSNSVPIMPKPYWQSWIMEEKLEPFVHYLELNKDLSNLEEVLKWASENDEKCEQIAENGKKYMAQFLDDKNDIQVQKLLLEEYAKRVSYKNSIK; via the coding sequence ATGTCTAAAAACGATATTGAAAAAGAATTCTGGTTTTCCCCACAAGAACGAGTTGATTTTTACCTAAACGGACTAGATTCTTTTGAAATAGACCTAGAAGTCTTCAAAAAAATCAAAAACAGTAACGAATGGAATCAAAAAGAGCTTCACTTGGTATCCTTTGAACAGTATGAAAACACTTTCACACATTGGTATTGCAAATACATCGTACATCTGCCTCGAATAAGAAACATCAGAGTTTTACCCTACTACAAAGCCTACAAAGACTTACATTCTTTAATGAATTTCTTTATTCCTTTTGATAAACTAGGCCTGAAATACAAAGCATTCAAGTACCCTCTATTCTATGGAGAAACAGGTTATACTGACGGAATACCTTGTCTTAAAAAATCTAGGAGAGGTGATGATGAGGAAAGTGTCATCTTTAATTTCAGAACCTTAAGGCTTACTCAACCCTGTGAGTCCGCACAAAAAAACGACATCCCCTGGCGAGACAAAAAAAATAGTGTCATATGGCGCGGAGCTACTACTGGTCAAGAACAGAGAGTAACCTTTGTAGAGAAGTACTTCAACAAATATGATGTTGCCTTTGCTACCACCAAACAAAAACCACACCTCGCACACCTCAAGAAGGCAAAAGTTTCAATTAAAAAACAATTGGAATACAAATTTGTAATCAGCCTGGAAGGGAATGATGTCGCCAGCAACCTAAGATGGGTTTTATCATCTAATTCAGTACCGATTATGCCTAAGCCTTACTGGCAATCCTGGATTATGGAAGAAAAACTGGAGCCATTTGTGCATTATTTGGAACTCAACAAAGACTTATCTAATCTAGAAGAAGTTTTAAAATGGGCATCCGAAAACGATGAAAAATGCGAACAGATTGCAGAAAACGGAAAAAAATACATGGCACAGTTTCTAGATGATAAAAATGATATACAAGTTCAGAAATTATTGTTAGAAGAATACGCCAAACGCGTGAGTTATAAAAATTCAATAAAATGA
- a CDS encoding cyclic peptide export ABC transporter: MKKLFPLIKNRLGLFIIGAITGVASGFCTSRVITMIKTGLDSVDNINENFIFQIIGYSIIATILGIGSGYFIAKITSIVIRQLTQNLSEKILKANYEYIESASSRIVPVLTRDITMLSEFINRIPQFLVSVTTVVATLYVMFLSDWKLTSFFMIAFVLQIIMVASTLPLVRKLTRNSTKYNNYLYRDLSNLVSGLKELSLNEARRNDYISLVISENLKFWNKSEVRRKVLLETNDRLSDLLVFIFSGLLMYAGATILPIDFYQFKVILPTILFLIPFTTKIASFFRLKSGAMVSLEQIHKLGLDVDKRKIESSEQLKPNHESNVPILKFSKIKFQYQTQQHENPITFGPLDIAFKKNNITFIIGGNGSGKTTFSKILTGLYIPISGSIQYYDEEVKMENLISYRNLFSAYYADSHVFEHLSHIEASYLEEKADNFINMLEMESKVEIEGDTFSTISLSYGQRSRLALIANMLDNKDIYVFDEWAANQDPYFKGIFYHKILPYLKEIGKTIIVISHDEKYFEVADEIIELQEGMINSKTP; the protein is encoded by the coding sequence ATGAAAAAACTGTTCCCTCTTATTAAAAACAGACTGGGCCTATTTATTATTGGAGCCATTACAGGTGTCGCCTCAGGATTTTGTACGTCCAGAGTGATTACTATGATCAAAACGGGGCTGGATTCAGTAGATAATATCAATGAAAATTTCATTTTTCAGATCATTGGATATAGCATTATTGCAACAATATTGGGGATAGGTTCTGGTTATTTTATAGCAAAAATAACCTCCATTGTTATAAGGCAACTCACCCAAAATCTATCTGAAAAAATTCTAAAAGCGAATTACGAGTACATTGAATCGGCTTCATCGAGAATCGTTCCTGTTCTCACTAGAGACATTACTATGCTTTCAGAGTTCATCAATAGAATTCCTCAATTTCTAGTATCTGTCACCACCGTCGTGGCAACCCTTTATGTCATGTTTTTATCGGACTGGAAATTGACATCATTCTTTATGATCGCATTTGTTCTCCAGATCATAATGGTGGCGTCCACTTTGCCTTTAGTGAGAAAGCTTACTCGCAATTCAACCAAATACAACAATTATTTATATAGGGACTTATCAAACCTTGTATCTGGTTTAAAAGAGCTTTCACTAAATGAAGCAAGAAGAAACGATTATATCTCTCTGGTAATTTCAGAGAACCTGAAATTTTGGAACAAATCAGAGGTCCGTAGAAAAGTCCTTTTAGAAACTAATGATCGACTTTCTGATCTCTTGGTTTTTATCTTCTCAGGACTACTCATGTACGCAGGTGCGACCATACTACCAATAGATTTTTATCAATTCAAGGTAATTCTTCCCACTATCCTTTTCTTAATTCCATTTACCACCAAAATAGCAAGTTTTTTCAGGCTTAAGAGTGGGGCAATGGTTTCTTTAGAACAGATTCACAAATTGGGTTTAGACGTGGACAAAAGAAAAATCGAGTCCTCTGAGCAGTTAAAACCCAATCACGAGTCAAACGTCCCCATATTAAAGTTTAGTAAAATCAAATTTCAGTATCAAACCCAGCAGCATGAAAATCCAATCACCTTTGGCCCATTGGATATAGCTTTTAAAAAGAATAACATCACCTTTATAATTGGTGGTAATGGAAGTGGAAAGACTACATTTTCAAAAATCCTCACAGGGCTCTACATCCCAATTAGTGGAAGTATCCAATACTATGACGAAGAAGTGAAAATGGAGAATCTCATTAGTTACCGAAATTTATTTTCGGCCTACTATGCAGATTCACATGTATTCGAGCATTTATCCCATATTGAAGCTTCCTATTTGGAAGAAAAAGCAGATAATTTCATCAATATGCTAGAAATGGAAAGCAAAGTTGAAATTGAGGGAGACACCTTCAGTACAATCTCACTTTCCTACGGACAACGGTCCAGGTTGGCACTTATAGCCAATATGCTCGATAATAAGGATATCTATGTTTTTGATGAATGGGCAGCTAACCAAGACCCTTATTTCAAGGGGATTTTCTATCACAAAATTCTACCTTACCTCAAAGAAATAGGAAAAACTATCATCGTAATTTCTCATGACGAAAAGTACTTTGAGGTAGCTGACGAGATTATAGAATTACAGGAAGGAATGATTAATTCTAAAACCCCCTGA
- a CDS encoding glycosyltransferase family 2 protein, producing the protein MKNSNPLVSIIVPIYNASTHLRQCLESIENQTLNQIEVIMVNDASPDQLDEEICLEFKKKDNRFKYFKHSKNTGVGGARNTGISNASADYIGWVDSDDWVKAEMFEKLYTNITKNNSCISQCYFYDFQNKELKIRKLKSFQKSKDKINSSNVLLWNKLFRKTLFTDNNILFPVHIPLDDLATMPRLLYFVNKISLVRIPLYYYRIELKNSVTANYKNVFATNPIVFNTIKDFMEERKIFKRDYIFFEKRVLKSLVHDVRRLMKDPKFSLEEKNQIIKSYLGDSLKFLNLNSPVNTYDIVISLSNLKSLLFKTKIKIMLYKLGIFKF; encoded by the coding sequence ATGAAAAACTCAAATCCTCTGGTTTCAATTATTGTTCCTATATACAATGCATCCACGCATCTCAGGCAGTGTTTAGAGAGCATTGAGAACCAAACACTCAATCAAATAGAGGTTATTATGGTAAATGATGCCTCGCCAGATCAATTGGATGAAGAGATATGTCTTGAATTCAAAAAAAAAGACAATCGTTTCAAGTATTTCAAACACAGTAAAAATACTGGAGTTGGTGGGGCTAGAAATACAGGAATCAGTAATGCCTCAGCAGATTATATCGGTTGGGTGGATAGTGATGACTGGGTGAAAGCTGAAATGTTTGAAAAACTTTATACAAATATTACTAAAAACAACTCTTGTATTTCACAGTGTTATTTTTACGATTTTCAAAACAAAGAACTAAAAATCAGAAAGTTAAAATCCTTTCAAAAATCAAAAGACAAGATTAATTCTAGTAATGTATTACTTTGGAATAAGTTGTTTAGAAAAACACTTTTTACAGACAACAACATTCTTTTCCCAGTTCATATTCCATTGGATGATCTAGCGACAATGCCAAGGCTCTTATATTTTGTAAACAAAATTTCACTAGTACGAATACCGCTCTATTATTATAGAATTGAACTAAAAAACTCTGTTACTGCCAATTACAAAAATGTATTCGCCACAAATCCCATTGTTTTTAATACTATAAAGGATTTCATGGAGGAACGAAAGATCTTTAAAAGGGATTATATTTTTTTTGAAAAACGTGTACTTAAGAGCTTAGTCCATGATGTCAGAAGGCTCATGAAAGACCCAAAATTTTCTCTGGAAGAAAAAAATCAAATTATCAAAAGTTATTTAGGAGACTCTCTGAAATTTCTCAATCTTAACAGCCCTGTAAACACGTACGACATTGTAATATCACTAAGCAACTTGAAATCCTTGCTTTTTAAAACTAAGATTAAAATAATGCTTTACAAGCTAGGCATCTTCAAATTTTAA
- a CDS encoding capsule assembly Wzi family protein, which produces MTLNNTNIKRFQNKFILIFGLATSLSGSIFSQVLYPESEWLEYYRVLEIKNEKIENRINIFASIINQYDRDSLSWDIWSSQIPRNKNNKYISILPIRFANHYNSTYARGYNDGALWKGKGLTSSLQGGLTGKYGILEFTLAPIIFYSQNADFELAPIQGNNHIYNYQFRNQRIDYVQRYGDSSFTQIDWGQTEIRAVYKNMTIGISTQNMVWGPAQRNPIIMSNNAGGFPHFDIGTHKPINTKIGRIEAKVYYGVLNKSDYFSSDNQWNYRYWSGLNIGYNPSFLPSLYIGFNRAFYKKLDDFEASDLIVFIGKFDDTDGGANGNDEYDQLGSLTIRWKFEKVGFETYFEYGLNDYGSKLIDTEPEHGRGYTLGFSKYIDIKTNNVLKLTYEHTSVDKPKNYIYRFNNSWYSHSIVRQGYTQDGQIIGAGIGVGSTTDFFDAQYFFKKGRLNLTAQRIRFDDDYFYSNIQTFYNHDHEWTLESKYSRFIGDYMLGIDFGVCIRENQYFIENNNKTNIFVGLNLTRLFNQ; this is translated from the coding sequence TTGACTCTAAACAATACCAATATCAAAAGGTTCCAAAATAAATTCATACTAATATTTGGTCTTGCCACCAGCTTGTCTGGCTCCATATTTTCACAAGTGTTATATCCAGAAAGTGAATGGTTGGAATATTATAGGGTTCTAGAAATTAAAAATGAAAAAATAGAAAATAGAATAAATATATTCGCATCAATAATTAATCAATACGATAGAGACTCTCTTTCATGGGATATTTGGTCTTCTCAAATCCCAAGAAATAAAAACAACAAGTACATATCCATACTCCCGATTCGGTTTGCCAATCATTATAATTCAACCTACGCTCGTGGTTACAATGACGGAGCTCTTTGGAAGGGAAAAGGCTTAACTAGCTCACTTCAGGGTGGTTTAACAGGCAAATACGGAATATTGGAATTCACATTAGCACCAATTATTTTCTATTCTCAAAATGCTGATTTTGAACTAGCACCAATTCAGGGTAACAACCATATTTATAACTACCAATTTCGTAATCAACGAATAGACTATGTACAACGCTATGGTGATTCGTCATTTACCCAAATAGATTGGGGGCAAACAGAAATTCGTGCCGTGTATAAAAACATGACAATTGGTATTTCAACCCAAAATATGGTTTGGGGACCAGCTCAAAGAAATCCCATAATCATGAGTAATAATGCAGGTGGTTTTCCTCATTTTGATATTGGGACTCACAAACCCATTAATACAAAAATCGGAAGAATTGAAGCAAAAGTATATTATGGTGTCCTAAATAAGTCTGACTACTTCAGTAGTGACAATCAATGGAATTATAGATATTGGTCTGGCCTTAACATTGGCTATAATCCATCATTTCTACCCTCGCTTTACATTGGTTTCAACAGAGCTTTCTATAAAAAACTTGACGATTTTGAGGCATCTGACCTAATCGTTTTTATTGGAAAATTTGATGACACAGACGGTGGGGCCAATGGAAATGACGAATACGATCAACTGGGTTCATTAACCATACGTTGGAAATTTGAAAAAGTAGGGTTTGAAACTTATTTCGAATATGGTCTTAACGATTATGGATCTAAATTAATTGATACAGAACCAGAACATGGTAGGGGGTACACCTTAGGTTTCAGCAAATATATTGACATCAAAACCAATAATGTGCTTAAGTTAACTTACGAACATACCTCCGTCGACAAACCTAAAAATTATATCTATAGATTTAATAATTCTTGGTATTCCCATAGTATAGTACGTCAGGGCTATACACAAGATGGCCAAATTATTGGTGCTGGTATTGGAGTTGGATCAACTACTGATTTTTTTGATGCACAATATTTTTTCAAAAAAGGTCGACTAAACTTAACAGCACAAAGAATAAGATTTGATGATGACTACTTTTACTCTAATATTCAAACCTTCTACAATCACGACCATGAATGGACCCTCGAGTCAAAATATTCAAGATTCATTGGAGACTATATGCTTGGCATAGATTTTGGAGTTTGTATCCGAGAAAACCAATATTTCATCGAAAACAACAATAAGACCAATATTTTCGTTGGACTCAACTTAACAAGACTGTTTAACCAGTAG
- a CDS encoding sialate O-acetylesterase, with protein sequence MKRLKITLGLLAYSTVLFAQKKNEIDLYYLGGQSNMDGYGYIKDLPDSLKNVQDGVYIFHGNTVADDEIGGGVGSWQVLKPGHGVGFGATTKKNNYSDRFGVELSFAKRIQELRPGRSIAIIKYSRGGTAIDSAAINHFGCWDPDYNGKTGINQYDQFLATVKNAMADGDIDDDRVQDVLIPRGILWMQGESDANPEAVALRYEENLKRLMDLVRATFWTDDLPVVIGKISDSHHERYDGLVWKYGDYVRQAQENYVKKDGRAAIVRQTETYQYSDPWHYQSDNYVQLGIAFAEALDGIE encoded by the coding sequence ATGAAAAGACTGAAAATTACTTTAGGACTCCTTGCTTATTCGACTGTCCTTTTTGCTCAAAAAAAGAATGAAATCGACCTTTATTACCTTGGTGGACAATCCAATATGGATGGTTATGGATATATAAAGGATTTACCAGACTCGCTGAAAAATGTGCAGGATGGTGTGTATATCTTTCATGGTAATACTGTAGCAGACGATGAAATAGGCGGAGGTGTAGGTAGCTGGCAAGTATTAAAACCCGGACATGGTGTAGGTTTTGGTGCTACTACAAAAAAGAACAACTACTCTGATCGATTTGGGGTGGAGTTGAGTTTTGCTAAAAGAATTCAAGAATTGCGTCCGGGTCGAAGCATTGCCATCATCAAGTATTCAAGAGGGGGTACTGCCATAGACAGTGCGGCTATCAATCATTTTGGCTGTTGGGACCCTGACTACAATGGAAAGACTGGGATCAATCAATATGATCAGTTTTTAGCCACAGTTAAAAATGCCATGGCAGATGGTGACATAGATGATGATCGAGTTCAAGATGTTTTGATTCCTCGCGGGATTTTATGGATGCAGGGAGAGAGTGATGCGAATCCAGAAGCCGTGGCTTTGAGATATGAGGAAAACCTGAAGCGATTGATGGATTTGGTTCGAGCAACATTTTGGACTGATGATTTGCCTGTGGTGATTGGTAAAATTTCAGATTCCCATCACGAGAGATATGATGGTCTGGTATGGAAATATGGCGATTATGTGAGGCAGGCTCAAGAGAATTATGTGAAAAAGGACGGTCGTGCTGCCATCGTAAGACAAACTGAGACTTATCAGTATTCTGATCCCTGGCATTATCAAAGTGATAATTACGTGCAGTTAGGGATTGCCTTTGCAGAGGCGCTTGATGGAATAGAATAA